From Cellulosimicrobium sp. ES-005, one genomic window encodes:
- the gltB gene encoding glutamate synthase large subunit → MTTPQYRDAHRAPALSAPPTASGLYDPAAEHDACGVAFVATLRGTPGRDIVDAGLTALLNLDHRGAVGAEENSGDGAGILTQIPDAFVRDVVDAELPPAGHYAIGMAFLPQEADAAAEAARGVEAIAAEEKLEVLAWRDVPVTADLVGPSARASMPLFRQVVVADPARELSGVELDRRTYRLRKRAENELGLFFASLSARTLTYKGMLTTAQLEPFFPDLSDPRYASEIALVHSRFSTNTFPSWPLAQPFRMIAHNGEINTVRGNRNWMAAREGTLASEAVGDLAPLLPVCSEGSSDSASFDEVLELLHLSGRSLPHAVLMMIPEAWENHADMDPDLRAFYEYHSTLMEPWDGPACLNFTDGTLIGAVLDRNGLRPGRYWVTEDGLVVLASEAGVLDLDPATIVRKGRLEPGRMFLVDTGQGRIIEDEEIKSQLAAQRPYAQWVAENAVYLDQLPEREHVAHSPASVERRQRAFGYTQEELKVILTPMANTGAEPLGAMGTDTPIAVLAKRPRLLFDYFTQMFAQVTNPPLDAIREELVTSIGGAIGPEPNLLVDTPEHARKLMLPFPVLDNDQLAKIIRVDKDPKLSGIFRAVTIKGLYRVAGGGESLLARLEEIFAEVDEHVAAGASFIVLSDRDSDAEHAPIPSLLLSSAVHHHLLRRHTRTQVSLVVEAGDVREVHHVALLIGYGAAAVNPYLAMETVEDLARRGYLTVDPAKAVANLIKGLGKGVLKVMSKMGISTISSYRGAQVFEAVGLSHDLVQAFFTGTTSRLSGIGLDVVAAEVAARHVDAYPKSGNHRPHVRLTTGGEYQWRRDSEEHLFDPETVFRLQHATRERRFDIFRQYTHRVDEQSSRLMTLRGLLALREGERPAVPLDEVEPVSEIVKRFNTGAMSYGSISAEAHETLAIAMNRLGGRSNTGEGGEDPERLYDPERRSKVKQIASGRFGVTSEYLTNADDIQIKLAQGAKPGEGGQLPGHKVYPWVAKTRHSTPGVGLISPPPHHDIYSIEDLAQLIHDAKNANPAARIHVKLVSEFGVGTVATGVSKAHADVVLISGHDGGTGASPLTSLKHAGTPWEIGLAETQQTLVLNNLRDRIVVQVDGQMKTGRDVVVAALLGAEEFGFATAPMVVSGCVMMRVCHLDTCPVGVATQNPELRARFTGKPEFVVNFFEFIAEEVREYLARLGFRTVEEAIGRVELLDTRKAIDHWKAQGLDLGPVLERPVPVEGASLRNTTTQDHGLEKALDNQLVALAEDALERREPVRISLPVRNVNRTVGTMLGHEVTKRFRGEGLPDDTIDVTLTGSAGQSLGAFLPRGVTLRLFGDANDYVGKGLSGGRIVVRPDRNAVLTGSSNVVAGNVIGYGATSGEIFLRGRVGERFGVRNSGATLVVEGVGDHGCEYMTGGTVLVLGPTGRNFGAGMSGGTAYVLDLREGNVNTSALATGELGLSPLEDAEVALVEQLVRRHHEETGSPLAAELLEDFPAAVQRFTRVLPTDFARMRSALEKAESAGLDPAAPGVWDQILEVARG, encoded by the coding sequence ATGACCACGCCGCAGTATCGGGACGCGCACCGGGCACCCGCCCTGTCCGCCCCTCCCACGGCATCCGGTCTGTACGACCCCGCCGCCGAGCACGACGCGTGCGGCGTCGCCTTCGTGGCGACGCTCCGCGGCACGCCCGGACGCGACATCGTTGACGCGGGGCTGACGGCCCTGCTCAACCTCGACCACCGCGGCGCCGTCGGTGCCGAGGAGAACAGCGGCGACGGCGCCGGGATCCTCACGCAGATTCCCGACGCCTTCGTGCGCGACGTGGTCGACGCGGAGCTCCCGCCCGCGGGCCACTACGCCATCGGCATGGCCTTCCTCCCGCAGGAGGCCGACGCCGCCGCCGAGGCGGCCCGTGGCGTCGAGGCGATCGCGGCGGAGGAGAAGCTCGAGGTCCTCGCGTGGCGCGACGTGCCCGTCACGGCCGACCTCGTCGGCCCGAGCGCGCGTGCGTCCATGCCGCTGTTCCGTCAGGTCGTCGTCGCGGACCCCGCGCGCGAGCTGTCCGGCGTCGAGCTCGACCGTCGCACGTACCGCCTGCGCAAGCGCGCGGAGAACGAGCTCGGCCTGTTCTTCGCGTCGCTCTCGGCGCGCACCCTCACGTACAAGGGGATGCTCACGACGGCGCAGCTCGAGCCGTTCTTCCCCGACCTGTCCGACCCGCGGTACGCGAGCGAGATCGCGCTCGTGCACTCGCGGTTCTCGACGAACACGTTCCCGTCGTGGCCGCTCGCGCAGCCGTTCCGCATGATCGCGCACAACGGCGAGATCAACACGGTGCGCGGCAACCGGAACTGGATGGCGGCGCGTGAGGGCACCCTCGCGAGCGAGGCCGTCGGCGACCTCGCCCCGCTCCTGCCGGTGTGCTCGGAGGGCTCCAGCGACTCGGCGAGCTTCGACGAGGTGCTCGAGCTCCTGCACCTCTCGGGCCGCTCGCTGCCGCACGCGGTGCTCATGATGATCCCGGAGGCGTGGGAGAACCACGCCGACATGGACCCGGACCTGCGCGCGTTCTACGAGTACCACTCGACGCTCATGGAGCCGTGGGACGGCCCCGCGTGCCTCAACTTCACCGACGGCACGCTCATCGGCGCGGTCCTGGACCGCAACGGCCTGCGCCCGGGGCGCTACTGGGTGACCGAGGACGGCCTCGTGGTGCTCGCGAGCGAGGCGGGCGTGCTCGACCTCGACCCCGCGACGATCGTCCGCAAGGGCCGCCTCGAGCCCGGCCGCATGTTCCTCGTCGACACCGGCCAGGGCCGGATCATCGAGGACGAGGAGATCAAGTCCCAGCTCGCCGCCCAGCGCCCGTACGCGCAGTGGGTCGCCGAGAACGCGGTCTACCTCGACCAGCTCCCCGAGCGCGAGCACGTCGCGCACAGCCCCGCGTCCGTCGAGCGCCGCCAGCGCGCCTTCGGGTACACGCAGGAGGAGCTCAAGGTCATCCTCACCCCGATGGCCAACACGGGGGCGGAGCCGCTGGGCGCGATGGGCACGGACACGCCCATCGCCGTCCTCGCGAAGCGTCCGCGCCTGCTGTTCGACTACTTCACGCAGATGTTCGCGCAGGTGACGAACCCGCCGCTGGACGCGATCCGCGAGGAGCTCGTCACGTCCATCGGCGGCGCGATCGGCCCGGAGCCGAACCTCCTCGTCGACACGCCCGAGCACGCGCGCAAGCTCATGCTGCCCTTCCCCGTGCTCGACAACGACCAGCTCGCGAAGATCATCCGCGTCGACAAGGACCCGAAGCTCTCCGGCATCTTCCGCGCGGTGACGATCAAGGGCCTGTACCGCGTCGCGGGCGGCGGCGAGTCCCTGCTCGCCCGCCTCGAGGAGATCTTCGCCGAGGTCGACGAGCACGTCGCCGCGGGCGCGAGCTTCATCGTGCTGTCGGACCGCGACTCGGACGCCGAGCACGCGCCGATCCCGTCGCTGCTCCTGTCGAGCGCGGTGCACCACCACCTGCTGCGGCGGCACACGCGCACCCAGGTGTCGCTCGTCGTCGAGGCCGGCGACGTGCGCGAGGTGCACCACGTCGCGCTGCTCATCGGCTACGGCGCGGCCGCGGTCAACCCGTACCTCGCCATGGAGACGGTCGAGGACCTCGCGCGCCGCGGCTACCTCACGGTCGACCCGGCGAAGGCCGTCGCGAACCTCATCAAGGGGCTCGGCAAGGGCGTGCTCAAGGTCATGAGCAAGATGGGCATCTCGACCATCTCCTCGTACCGCGGCGCCCAGGTGTTCGAGGCGGTGGGCCTGTCCCACGACCTCGTGCAGGCGTTCTTCACGGGCACGACGTCGCGCCTCAGCGGCATCGGGCTCGACGTCGTCGCGGCCGAGGTCGCCGCGCGCCACGTCGACGCGTACCCCAAGTCCGGCAACCACCGCCCGCACGTGCGCCTCACGACGGGCGGCGAGTACCAGTGGCGCCGCGACAGCGAGGAGCACCTGTTCGACCCGGAGACGGTCTTCCGCCTGCAGCACGCCACGCGCGAGCGCCGGTTCGACATCTTCCGCCAGTACACGCACCGCGTGGACGAGCAGTCCTCGCGCCTCATGACGCTGCGCGGCCTCCTCGCGCTGCGCGAGGGCGAGCGCCCCGCGGTCCCGCTCGACGAGGTCGAGCCCGTGAGCGAGATCGTCAAGCGCTTCAACACGGGCGCCATGTCCTACGGGTCGATCTCCGCGGAGGCGCACGAGACCCTCGCGATCGCGATGAACCGTCTGGGTGGCCGGTCGAACACCGGCGAGGGCGGCGAGGACCCGGAGCGCCTGTACGACCCGGAGCGCCGCTCCAAGGTCAAGCAGATCGCGTCGGGCCGCTTCGGCGTCACGAGCGAGTACCTGACGAACGCGGACGACATCCAGATCAAGCTCGCCCAGGGCGCCAAGCCCGGCGAGGGCGGTCAGCTCCCTGGGCACAAGGTGTACCCGTGGGTCGCGAAGACCCGGCACTCGACGCCGGGCGTCGGGCTCATCTCGCCGCCGCCCCACCACGACATCTACTCGATCGAGGACCTCGCGCAGCTCATCCACGACGCGAAGAACGCGAACCCGGCGGCGCGCATCCACGTCAAGCTCGTCTCCGAGTTCGGCGTCGGGACGGTCGCGACGGGCGTGTCCAAGGCGCACGCGGACGTCGTCCTCATCTCGGGTCACGACGGCGGCACGGGTGCGAGCCCGCTGACGTCGCTCAAGCACGCGGGCACGCCCTGGGAGATCGGCCTCGCCGAGACCCAGCAGACGCTCGTGCTCAACAACCTGCGCGACCGGATCGTCGTCCAGGTCGACGGCCAGATGAAGACCGGTCGCGACGTGGTCGTGGCGGCGCTGCTCGGGGCCGAGGAGTTCGGCTTCGCGACCGCCCCCATGGTCGTCTCGGGCTGCGTCATGATGCGCGTGTGCCACCTGGACACGTGCCCGGTCGGCGTCGCGACGCAGAACCCCGAGCTGCGCGCCCGGTTCACGGGCAAGCCGGAGTTCGTCGTGAACTTCTTCGAGTTCATCGCCGAGGAGGTGCGCGAGTACCTGGCGCGCCTCGGCTTCCGGACCGTCGAGGAGGCCATCGGCCGTGTCGAGCTCCTCGACACGCGCAAGGCGATCGACCACTGGAAGGCCCAGGGCCTCGACCTCGGGCCCGTGCTCGAGCGTCCCGTGCCGGTGGAGGGCGCCTCGCTGCGCAACACCACGACGCAGGACCACGGCCTCGAGAAGGCGCTCGACAACCAGCTCGTCGCGCTCGCCGAGGACGCGCTCGAGCGGCGCGAGCCGGTCCGCATCTCCCTGCCGGTGCGCAACGTCAACCGCACCGTCGGCACGATGCTCGGCCACGAGGTGACCAAGCGGTTCCGCGGCGAGGGCCTGCCCGACGACACGATCGACGTGACCCTCACCGGGTCCGCCGGCCAGTCGCTCGGCGCGTTCCTGCCGCGCGGCGTCACGCTGCGCCTGTTCGGCGACGCGAACGACTACGTCGGCAAGGGCCTGTCGGGCGGACGGATCGTCGTGCGCCCGGACCGCAACGCGGTCCTCACCGGGTCGAGCAACGTCGTCGCGGGCAACGTCATCGGCTACGGCGCGACGTCGGGCGAGATCTTCCTGCGCGGCCGGGTCGGCGAGCGCTTCGGCGTGCGCAACTCGGGCGCCACGCTCGTCGTCGAGGGCGTGGGCGACCACGGCTGCGAGTACATGACGGGCGGCACGGTGCTCGTGCTCGGCCCGACCGGGCGCAACTTCGGCGCCGGCATGTCCGGCGGCACCGCGTACGTGCTCGACCTGCGCGAGGGCAACGTCAACACGAGCGCGCTCGCCACCGGCGAGCTCGGCCTGAGCCCGCTCGAGGACGCCGAGGTCGCGCTCGTCGAGCAGCTCGTCCGTCGTCACCACGAGGAGACGGGGTCGCCGCTCGCGGCCGAGCTCCTCGAGGACTTCCCCGCGGCCGTCCAGCGCTTCACGCGCGTGCTGCCGACCGACTTCGCCCGCATGCGCTCGGCGCTCGAGAAGGCGGAGTCGGCAGGGCTCGACCCCGCGGCCCCGGGCGTGTGGGACCAGATCTTGGAGGTGGCCCGTGGCTGA
- a CDS encoding glutamate synthase subunit beta has product MADPRGFLKVRERELPPNRPVAVRLRDWKDVHAHLEEGQPFLKEQAGRCMDCGIPFCHQGCPLGNLIPEWNDLVYRDQWADAIDRLHETNNFPEFTGRVCPAPCESSCVLGINQPAVTIKNVEVSIIDEAFARGYVTPQVPQRLTGSTVAVVGSGPAGLAAAQQLTRAGHTVAVYERDDAIGGLLRYGIPDFKLEKHHIDRRVAQMEAEGTRFRPGVEIGVDITWDDLRARYDAVVVATGATVPRDLSVPGRELDGIHFAMDFLHQANAVVAGREVADQITATGKHVIVIGGGDTGSDCLGTSLRQGAASVTTLAIGKQPPLERSATQPWPTDPIVFEVSTSHEEGGEREFLASTVEFLGDENGAVRALRVAETEYLPDGRRVPKAGTEREIPADLVLVAMGFTGPETATITTQAGADLTGRGLVARGDDFASSLPGVFVAGDAGRGQSLIVWAIAEGRAAAASVDAYLQGGTELPAPVRANTVSLRA; this is encoded by the coding sequence GTGGCTGACCCCCGCGGATTCCTGAAGGTGCGGGAGCGCGAGCTCCCGCCCAACCGCCCGGTGGCCGTGCGCCTGCGGGACTGGAAGGACGTGCACGCGCACCTCGAGGAGGGCCAGCCGTTCCTCAAGGAGCAGGCGGGACGCTGCATGGACTGCGGCATCCCGTTCTGCCACCAGGGCTGCCCGCTCGGGAACCTCATCCCGGAGTGGAACGACCTCGTCTACCGCGACCAGTGGGCCGACGCGATCGACCGCCTGCACGAGACCAACAACTTCCCGGAGTTCACCGGTCGCGTGTGCCCGGCACCGTGCGAGTCGAGCTGCGTGCTCGGCATCAACCAGCCGGCCGTGACGATCAAGAACGTCGAGGTCTCGATCATCGACGAGGCGTTCGCGCGCGGCTACGTCACGCCGCAGGTGCCGCAGCGCCTCACGGGCTCGACGGTCGCCGTCGTGGGCTCGGGGCCTGCCGGCCTCGCCGCCGCGCAGCAGCTCACGCGCGCCGGCCACACGGTCGCCGTCTACGAGCGGGACGACGCGATCGGTGGGCTGCTGCGCTACGGCATCCCCGACTTCAAGCTCGAGAAGCACCACATCGACCGCCGCGTGGCGCAGATGGAGGCCGAGGGCACGCGGTTCCGCCCCGGTGTCGAGATCGGCGTCGACATCACGTGGGACGACCTGCGGGCCCGGTACGACGCCGTCGTGGTCGCCACGGGTGCGACCGTCCCGCGCGACCTGTCGGTCCCCGGGCGAGAGCTCGACGGCATCCACTTCGCCATGGACTTCCTGCACCAGGCGAACGCCGTCGTCGCCGGGCGCGAGGTCGCCGACCAGATCACGGCCACGGGCAAGCACGTCATCGTCATCGGCGGCGGCGACACCGGGTCGGACTGCCTCGGCACCTCGCTGCGCCAGGGCGCGGCGAGCGTGACGACGCTCGCGATCGGCAAGCAGCCGCCGCTCGAGCGGTCCGCGACCCAGCCGTGGCCGACGGACCCGATCGTGTTCGAGGTGTCCACGTCGCACGAGGAGGGCGGTGAGCGCGAGTTCCTCGCGTCCACCGTCGAGTTCCTGGGCGACGAGAACGGAGCCGTGCGCGCGCTGCGCGTCGCGGAGACCGAGTACCTGCCCGACGGCCGTCGCGTGCCCAAGGCGGGCACCGAGCGCGAGATCCCCGCGGACCTCGTGCTCGTCGCGATGGGCTTCACCGGGCCGGAGACGGCGACCATCACGACCCAGGCCGGCGCGGACCTCACGGGCCGCGGCCTCGTGGCGCGCGGCGACGACTTCGCGTCGTCGCTGCCCGGGGTCTTCGTGGCCGGCGACGCGGGTCGTGGGCAGTCGCTGATCGTGTGGGCGATCGCCGAGGGACGGGCGGCGGCGGCATCCGTCGACGCCTACCTTCAGGGAGGGACCGAGCTGCCCGCGCCTGTGCGCGCGAACACCGTGTCCTTGCGCGCTTGA